The genomic window CAACGAGAACACCAGAAAATTCACCGGGAGCCCCAGGAAATTGCCCTTCTTCACCGCGCTGAAACTTCGTCCATAGCGTGAGAAGTCACCGAAATTAAGCATCGGACCAGAGAAGTAGGACACCACCAGCGCGACGGCTCCAGCCATCACGGCAAAAGTGCTGCCATGCTTCGTCCCGCCCAGGTCGAAACCGACGTGCCAATGCGATCGGCAGAGAAGATATCCACACAACAGCAGCATCACGACGTATACGGCAGGTCCACAGAAGTCGATGAATCGTCGGATGGATTCCATACCGCGCCAAAAGACCGCAGCTTGCACACTCCACAACAGCACAAAGCTGATCCAACCCAACAACGGCAGGCCCACAAAGCCGTAGTGGTGCACGTCGTCGATTGCAGCAAGTGCGGGAAAGAGCTTCAGCAGCACAACATTGAGGGCCGACGATGCCAGGTAGGTCTGTATGCCATACCACGCCGTCGCAACCAAGCCGCGGATGATCGCTGGGATATTCGCACCCAAGACCCCAAAAGCACTGCGGCAGATCACCGGGTAGGGCACTGCTGCCTGTTGGCTGGGCTTTGCCACCAGATTGCAGAGGACGTTGACGATAGCGATGCCGGTCACCAAGCACAGCAGTACCTGCCAACTCGACAAACCCAACGTGAATAAGCTACCCGCCGTGACGTAACCGCCTACGCTGTGCACGTCCGACATCCAGAAAGCAAAGATCTGATAGACGCCCCACTTTTGCTCGCGAAGCGGCACCAAGTCCTCGTTGGCTAGGCGCGGGTCTTGGCCTGACCCGACCGGTTTTCGCGCCGATAAGCCTGCTGAGGTGTGCACTAAGTCTCCGGTGTCAGTAACGGTCTCGGGCGATCCGTTCGTGGTGACGGTCTCAGGTATCAGCATCGACCTCAGTCCCCCTTGTCATTTGGCGGTCACACCGCGAAGTCCCGCCGCCTGCCGGATGTACACGGCGCCAATGGTGAGCGATGTCAATACGTTTGGTGATCCATACACCCGAATGCGATTGCACGTGGTCGAGGAAGCGTTCCAACGCGACCGTTCGTGCCGGGCGGCCCACCAGCCTGCAATGCAAGCCAACCGACAGCATCTTGGCGGCGCCTGCCTCTCCTTCTGCGTAGAGACAGTCGAATGCGTGGCGAAGATGGGCAAAAAACTGATTACCGTTGGCGAAGCCCGCCTGCGACGCAAATCGCATGTCATTGGTGTCCAATGTGTATGGGACAACCAGGTGATCGATCCGGTTGCCGCCATCCCACATCGGCACCCAATACGGCAAGTCGTCGGCGTAGGAATCCGAATCGTAGAGAAAGCCGCCGTGCTCGATCAGCAACTGCCGCGTCTGTGGGGAATCGCGGCCGGTGTACCAACCTAGCGGTGCCGCGCCGGTCAATTCCTGCAAAAGCTCGACAGCCTGCGCCATGTGTTCACGCTCGATCTCGGGTGGGACCATTTGGTAGGACTGCCATGCCAACCCGTGACAGGCAATCTCATGACCCAGCTCGCGGAACGCGGCGACGGCTTCGCTATTGCGTTGCATAGCCCGGGCGACCGCGAAGACGGTCAGTGGCAGCTCGCGCCGTTCGAAGACCCGCAATATTCGCCATAACCCGGCTCGCGATCCGTATTCGTAGAGCGATTCCATACTCATGTGCCGGTTCGGAAATGCTTCTGCCGGAACCATTTCGGACAGAAAAGTCTCCGAGGCCACCGACCCGTCGAGCACGTTGTTCTCGGCGCCCTCTTCGTAATTAAGGACGAACTGCACGGCGATGCGGGCATTTCCCGGCCACTGTGGATCGGGGGGCGTCGGACCATAGCCGATCATGTCGCGAGTCGTATCCAGCACAGCGCCCGCCCTATCGCCAGGCACGTTCAACGTGACTACGTGCGGCCGCAGTCAATTCGCCAAACAGCCGCAGCCTGGCTATGCCACCGTCGGGGTAAATATCGAGCCGCGCTTCGGTAACCGGGCAAGAAGCGGTGACTTCGAATCGGTGCCGGGTATCGGGGAGCAGATCCGTACGAGCCAGCAACGGCGCCCAAGCACCGTCTGGCCCACGGCCGGTCAAGGCCGCCTGCGCAGGACTGTTGCCCAGGAAATGCGAGGTATCAATCTCCGCCACCCGGACCAAACCCTCACCTGCGAGCCGGATCTGCACCCACTCGTTGCCGGGCTCGCGGCGCCGTGCCGTCTCCCAGCCCTCGCCCATCACCCGAGCAACCCCGGGAAACAATATGTTCTGCGGCGCGCCGAAGAAGCCATTCGAACAGCCGATGATCAGCCCGCCGTTTTCCACAGCGGCCAGATCAACAGGGCCAAAACCAAGGAACCTCGGATCAGGTCGGCCTTCGCCGTGCACCCGCAACCGGGCTACCCCGCCATCGGGATAGATATTGAGCCGCACGTGGGTCCAGCGCTTGTCCGAACTGACCTTGAAAAAGTTGCGCGCATCGCCGGATACCTTGGCACGAGGCACCAATGTTTCCCAATTATTCTGTGCTGCAACATCTTTAGCTTTCGGATAACCATCAATCACGATCGCTTCCACAGATACTTCCGGCGGGTAGTTGCCCTTGAACCAGGCAGTGTCGACCACGATTCCCCGAACCACACCGGGAATCCCGAGCCGCACTATCGCCTGGTCGTACCCCTGATCACGGCGCCTGCGCGTTTCCCAGCCGTCATAGATTTGTCCCTTGTGGCCAAAGGTGGCTGGTCGATAGACCGCCGGCTCGGCAGCTACCAAGTTCTCCTTTTCGGCGAAAAACTCGTCGTTGGCCCAAATCACTGCGCCACCCAAGGAACGCAGCGCCAGATCGGGCAACGCCGTGAAACCGGGCGACTCAGAATCACAGTGCGCGATCATGAGCGCACCATCCGGCGTTCCAACAAGCGGTGCAAAGTGTCGGAGTCGCAGTTGGGCGCCAGGCTAGTGACCTCGTCTTCACTGAAGGCTCCGCAGCCCATCCCGCGTATCACGCCAGCTGCCAATGCCGCTGCAGTGGCCGGCTCGTCGACCACAGACCCTTTCGTACGATCCAGATATGCCTCCAACCGAGGCACTGCGGCTTCCAAAAGGCTGCGGTAAAACCCAAATGTTGCTAGCCATCGGGTAATCAAGTGACCGGGATGCATGTCCCAACCCTGGTAGTAGCCTCGGGTCAACGACTCGGTCACCAGTTCATAGTGGTTTCGCAGCGCCATCCGCTGGTGCTGATGAGACCCATCAGGCACCACCTGAGTCGAGCCGTCACACACCCATACCCCGGTTTGTGCGGCCGCGACCGACATCACCGACTTTGCGTGATGAGCGATCGGGTGATCCAACGACTGATAAGGCGAGGCAATATTGCAAGCCGTACTATAATCGTACGTGCCGTAATGCAATGCACTGCAACGTGATTCGGATAATCCGATCGCCTTTGCGACGAGCACGGTTCCATCCGCGGCGATGACCGCCTGCGGGCTTTCAATCTGTAGCTCGAAACGCAGGGATCCCTCCGGCAGCCCATGCACCGACTCAAGCTCTTCACAGAGCAATACCGCGGCCCGAACCTGCTGTTCGACGAGAAGTTTAGGGATCGTGAAGACAAAGCCTTTTGGCAGACCCCCGGCACCATCCAGGACAAGCTCCAGTGTTCGCAGGCTGCGTCGAAAGTCTGCGGAGGTAATGCCTTTGATACGAACACCGCACGAGACAGCACCGGCGCCAGCGGTAAACGCCTCCAAGATTGCTCCGGCACCACGCGCGTCACTGTCTTCGACCCTGTCACCACGATCGCCATAGCCATCTTCGAAGTCCAGGCGCAGGTCCTGTATCGGACTGTCCGCCAAAACATGGTACACATTGCGCAGCAGACCATGTTTGTCCAGATCTATTAGCAGATCCACATGAGCGTCAGCCAGGCGCCGCGCCCTATCCCCCCACACCGACGCGAGATCAGCAGGCGCATCGGCCGCGCTCACATAAACGGTGTGGATCGGCTGCAACCCGCACCGAAGGTCGCCCGGGTACCGGGCGTCGAGAGTTGCGTCGACGTCGGCCACTATCGCAGCTATTTCATCGAGTCTTGAAGCTAACTCATGGTGCGTTCGCGTCATTCGGCAATCGTATATTATGGAAATAATCGTATAGCTCAATGGCGATACCGCAACTTGAACCGCAACGTCGCCTCGCGCGTTGGCGCCGCACCGGCATTACACTGCGATTCGGCGGCCGTCGACCCCGAAGAAGTGCAGGTGGCCGGGTTCGGGGTGCAGCCGCACCCGGCTGCCCTTCTGTGGCGGGTTGCGACCGTCGGCGCGCGCCACGATGTTTTGCGCGATGACCGTGCCGGCATCGGCGATTCGGCCGTACAGGTAGGCGTCGGCGCCCAACTCCTCGACCACGTCGACTTCCATTTCGACGCCGAGCCCACCCAGTTCGAAGTGCTCAGGACGGACCCCGACGACGACCTCGCTCGCCCTGGCCGCGATCTTTCGCGGCAACGGGATGGGCCAATCCCCCAGCGCCACGGTCGAATCGACGATGGGAAGGGTGAACAGGTTCATCGCAGGCGACCCGATGAATCCGGCGACGAAAACGTTCGCAGGGTTGCGATACAGCTCACGTGGTGCCGCGAACTGCTGCAGCAGACCGTCGCGCAGCACCGCGACGCGGTCGCCCATGGTCATGGCCTCGACCTGGTCATGGGTGACATACACCATCGTAGTCTTCAGCCTGCGCTGCAGGGCGGCGATCTGGTTGCGGGTTTGCACCCGCAGTTTCGCGTCGAGATTGGACAACGGCTCGTCCATCAAGAACACCTGGGGGCGGCGCACGATCGCGCGGCCCATCGCCACCCGCTGTCGCTGGCCGCCGGAGAGGTCCTTGGGCTTGCGATCCAGATACGGTTGCAGGTCAAGGAGCTTTGCCGCATCCAGAACCCGCTCCCCGATCTCAGCCTTCGGGATCTTCGCGATCTTGAGCGCAAATCCCATGTTCTGCGCCACCGTCATGTGCGGGTACAGGGCATAGTTCTGAAACACCATCGCGACGTCGCGGTCCTTGGGATCGACGTTGGTGACGTCACGGTCGCCGATCCGGACGCAGCCCGAGTCCACCGATTCCAGCCCCGCGACCATCCGCAGCGAGGTCGTCTTGCCGCATCCGGACGGGCCCACTAGAACGACGAACTCGCCGTCGTCGACGAACAGGTCCAGGGCGTCCAGCGCGGGCCGATCGGAGCCCGGATAGCACCGTGTCGCCTGTTCAAAGCTCACCGAAGCCATTGTCAGCCACTCATTCCGGTCACCGCGATGCCACGGACAAACGAACGCTGCGCCACCGCATAGATGAGCACCAGCGGAATCATGATGAGCATCGAGGCAGCCATGATGACCGGCCAACGGGCGACGTATTCTCCCCGCAGCCGGACCAGGCCCAGAGTCAGCGTGGCCAGGCTGTTTCGCTGAATCATCAACAGCGGCCACAAAAATTCGTTCCAGACGTTGACCCAGGTGAGCACTGCGAGCACCATCACTGCCGGCCTGGCATGGGGCAGCAGAATCCGCCAGTAAACCTGCCACGGCGAGCACCCATCGAGAATCGCGGCTTCCTCGAGGTCCCCGGGGAGCGTTTGGAAGAACTGCCGCATCAGATACGTGCCGAACGCGCTGCCGAACAAGCCCGGCACGATCATCGCCGAGGGAGTGTCGACCCAGCCTGCGACGCGCATGATGATGAACTGCGGGATCACGGTGACTGTCAGCGGAACCATCAGGGTGCCGAGATACAGGACGAACAGGGTGTCGCGGCCACGGAATTGCAGGCGCGCGAAAGCATATCCGGCGAGCGAGCAGAAAAAGACCTGCCCGGCCGTGACGCATCCGGCGTAGAGCACCGTGTTTCCGAACATGCGCCAGAACGGCATCACCGCGAACACCTCAGCGTAGTTCGACCAGCGCGGGTGGGCAGGAAGCAGCTTCGGCTCGCTGATCTCGCCCTCTCGCTTCAGCGATCCCGAAATCGCCCAGGCGATCGGGAACAACCAGACCCATGAGATGGCGAGCAGCGCGATGTAGACCGGAACCGCGCGCAGGACGCTGCGCTTGACAATGCGCTCAGCTAAGGCCACGAGACGCCTCCAGGGAACGTCGCCGGGTGATCCGCAGCTGAACCACGGTCAGCACCAACAAGATCGCGAACATCACCCATGCCAGTGCCGAAGCATAGCCGAACTCCAGGAAGGAGAACGCATGCTGGAACAGCATGATGCCGAGCACATAGGTCGAAGTCTCCGGCCCGCCATTGGCGCCGTTGAGGACATAGACCATGTCGAACGCCTGGAAGGCCTGGATGATCGAGATGACGACGACGAACGAGATCGATCCGCGGATCAGCGGAAGCGTGATGAATGCGAACTGCCGCACCTCGCCCGCGCCGTCGATTTTGGCCGCCTCGTAAACAGTCCCGGGAACTCCCTGCATCGCGGCCAGCAGGATGACGGTGGCGAATGGAACGCTGCGCCACACGCTGAGCACACACAGCGATGCCATCGCCCAGTGAGGGTCGACCAACCACGGGATGGGACCGATCCCCACCCAGCCGAGCATGATGTTGAGCAAGCCGTTGTCGGTGTTGAAGACGAATTGCCACACGACCGCCATCACCACCGAAGAGATGGCCAACGGCAGAAAGACGATGGTGCGAAAGATCGTGATGCCCTTCACCTTTCGGTTCAACACGCCGGCCACGATCAGACTGACGACGACGGTGGGCACCACCGTCCCGATAGTGAACACCACGGTGTTGCGGATCGCGATGAGAAACAGCGGATCGGATGTGAACAGCTGCTCGAAGTTGTCCAGTCCGACGAACCTTGGCGGGTTGAACACATCCCACCGCTGAAAGCTCATGTACAGCGAGAACCCGAGCGGGAAGAGCAGGAATACGGCGACCGCGAGCAGGTTCGGAGCCACGAACAGGCGCCCGGCCCATTCGCGCCGGCGCGAAGGAGGCACGCCGGCCGGTCGTGTCGCGCGCGTGGCTCTGGGGGAGGTCTCGGTCGACGTCATGGGCTTTGCAGCACCTCGTCGACGGCGTTGGACAACCCGGTCAGGGAGGTCGCCGGGACTGCCCCGCGTAATACCGGGCCCATGTTGCGATCCATCAGGGCGACGACCTTCTCCCACGCGGGGGTGACCGGTAGGCCTTCGGAGTAGAAAGGCCCTTCGGTGAGCACCGTGAGATTGCGAATTCGCTGATGCGCCTTGGCAAATCCGCTGGAGGCGAGCACCGAGCGCAGGACGGGCACGAAGAGACAGGATTCAGCGATGATCGCCTGCCCGACGGGACCGGAGGCGAATTTGACGAACTCCCATGCCTGCTCCTTGCGCCGGCTGCTCGCCGAGATGGACAGCCCGGTGGTGCCGATATTGGAGCAGGCGATACGCCCCTGGGTTCGTGCCGGTCCAACGGGTAGCGGGGCGACGTCGAAGTCGAGGTCCGGTGGCCGGATGAAGGTCTGGTACCGCCAGTGGCCCCCGAGCGCGAGCGCCGCCTTGCCTGACGCGAACAGATCGGGCGTCGACATCGACTGCACGTCGGACGCGTCGGGCGCGACCTTGTGTGTGTTAGCCAGGTCGGCGTAGAACTGCACCGCCGCCACGAACGCGGGGTGGCCGAAATTCATGTGGGTCGGGTTCTTTTGCGGCGTGGACCACGGCACCCCGTTGTTCAAGGCGAACAACCCCGCCGAGTAGTAGGAGACGAACGTGTTCACGAAGCCCCACTGGCTGACCCGGCCAGATGCCTCCCGCTTGGTCAGCGCCTGCGCCGCGTCCAGGAATTCGGCGAAGGTCCAGGACCGGTTCCAGCTGGTGGGCGGGGCCGGCACTCCGGCGTCGGCGAACAGCCGCTTGTTGTACCACAGGTAATTCCCTGACCACTGCTCGGGGAAGCCGAATTGGCCGCCGTCGTAGGTGAACGTGTCATAGAGCGGGCCGACGCTGTCCGCCGCCAACTGCGCGGCGAACGCGCGGTCACGCGCCAGGAAGTCGTTCAGGTCATGCAGCACTCCGCGGGCGGCCAGCTCGGCGTAAGTCAGCTCCCATGTCTGCAGCACATCCGGGCACTTGCCGCCCGCGCAGAATGTGGACAGCTGCTGCATCACGCCGGGACCGGACCGCACCGCCCGAACCTTGATGTCGGGATACCGGCGCTGGAATTCGTCGACGACGCGCAGGCGGGCGGCGGCCTCGTCTGGATTGGCGGCAAAAAAGAACGTCAGCGCGTCGTCGTCGGACGCGCAGCCGGCGCCCCACGGGATGGACGCGGCCGCGGTGAGCACACCGGCTCCCCGCAGCAGGCCGCGCCGCCCGAACTGCCTATCCAGCATCGTGCTTCCGGTCCTGACTCGTCACGGATCTCCTCGGCGACTGGGTGCTACCTGTCCTTGGTACCCGATGAGGCTGCGCGTTCCCTGTGCTGACCACCCCGGCAGCGCAAGCACCACCCGGCGGGCCCGGCTGGCCAGCTTTTTCGCGGCCGCCGGTGACCGACCGAGCAGGTCGGCGATCGTCTCGAACGGGACGGCGAAGACATCGTGCAGCACGAAGGCCACCCGTTGTGCCCGCGACAGCCAGTCCAGCACGACCAGCGGCGCGTTGCTGACCGAATCCGCCAGCAGCGCGTCTTCGTCCGCAGGCGCGCCCGCCGTCAGCCGATCGAGTTCGGCGGCGTCGGCCAGCGGCTGCTCGGCCCGCCGTTTGCGGACGCGAAGCTGGTCCAACGCCTCGCGCACGGTGATCGTCAGTCACCCAACTAGATCAACAGTCGGCTCTTGACGGCCCCGTCCTGCTTGCGCGCGACGTCGAGCACGAGGTCCTGCGGAACGGGGTCATCGGTCGCGCTGTCGAACTCGATGGTCACAACCGCTTTGCCCTCGGCGAAGACCAGATATGTCACCGCTTTCGACTTGTCCGGCGACTTGCCGACCCCGATCCATCCGTTCGACCCGATTTCGAGGGGCTGCGGAGCGCTCGCGACGTATTTGGGGAAAGCGGCCAAGTAGTCGCTTTCGGACTGCAGGGCCACCGTGGGATCGATGGAGACGAAAACGGTGTCGTTGACGGTGCGAGTGCGATTGGGGTTACCGAAACTCTGGCCCGCTCCCGCGGCATCGCCAGGGTTCTGCACCGGCGCCCCGACCGGGGTGAAATCAGGGCCGACGTCGCTCGCCTGGATCAGCAAGTAGGTGTAATCTCCCAGCGGCGCGGACCCCGCCGCCGTGGTCGTCGGGGTTGCGGCAACCGAACTCGACTGCGCGGCCGGCGACGATGATGTCGACGCGGGGCCAGAGTTTCCGCCGCTGCCACAGGCCGTCGCGACGGACAGCACACCGCCCAACAGCATCGTCAGGCCACGGCTCCGTGCCACGCTCATTGTCGCCTCCATCCGCTGCGCGGTGATGTCTGTTAGCCGGGCAGCCGGCTCTTGATAGCGGCGTCTTGCTTCTGCGCCGCATCGACCACCGCGTCCCGTGGAGCGGGATCGTCGAGGGCACTGTGAAACTCCAAGTCGACGATTGCCCTGCCCTCCGCGAACGTCGCATAGGTCACCGATTTCGATTTGTCCGGCGACAGACCCACACCTATCAAACCGTTCGTTCCGACTTCAAAGGGCTGCGGGGCACCTGTGACGTAATCGCCATAAACGGCTGCGCGATCCTTGGCCGCCCGGGCGGCCGTTGCTGGATCGGCAAAAACGACGACCAGGTCATCGAGGGTCCGCGTGCGATCTGCGTTGGCAAACCCTACCGACGCACCGGGCACGTTGCCCGGATTTTGGATTGGCGGCCCCGTCGTTGTCGCCGCAGTGTCGAGGTCACTCGCCTGAATGAGCAAGCAAGTAGGTGTAATCGGCCATCGGCGCCAGCCCGGGGCTGGTGGGCGAGGCGGTATCGGTGGTCCTGCCGCGAGGTCGGGGCGCGGGCGTGACGCTGTTGCCGGCCGCCGGCGAATCGTGCGTCACAAGAACGATGACGAGGACCGTGACTGCCGCGAGTGCCAAGGCGGAGATACCGACGATGCCCAGGAGCAGCCGCCGAGATTCGCCCGGCGCCTGCGGTGCGGGGAGCGTTGCCGGGGGCGGGCCGGTGGCTGGTGGTGCGGGCGGTGGCGGTGGCGGGGGGTAGGGCGCGGTGCCCGGGGTGGCGGCGTAGTTGGCGCCGGTCAGCGTGGCGCGGGCGGCTTCGGCGAGCTCGATGGCGGTCTGGTAGCGCTGGTCGGGGTCTTTGGCCATGCCCCGGGCGACGACCTCGTCGAGAGCCGGCCACAGGCCCGGGGCCAGCGCCGAGAGCCGCGGCGGCGCGGTGTTCAGGTGCCCGTTGAGCTGCTCTTCGAAGCTATCGCCGGGGTAGGGGCGCCGCCCCGTGAGGCATTCATAGAGCACACAGGCCAGCGAGTACACATCGGCGCGGTGATCGGTGCTGCCCCGGAACCGCTCCGGGGCCATGTAGGCCACCGTGCCCATCGTGTGACCGGTGTGGGTCAGCGCGGTGTCGGCGACCGCGCGCGCGATGCCGAAATCGATCAGGTAGACAAAGTCACGCGCGGTGGTGATCAAAATGTTCGACGGCTTGACGTCGCGGTGGATCAGGCCTTCCTCGCGCGCGCTATCCAGTGCCGCGGCGACCTGCTCGACCACCGCCACGGCACGCTCGGCGCTGAGCCGTCCCCCGTTTTCGGCGATGTAGTGGTCCAAGTCGCGGCCCTCGATCAACCGCATGTCGACATAGAGTCGCCCGTCGATCTCCCCATAACCGTGAATCGGCACCACGTGCGGGTCGTTGAGACTGGCCGCAATCCGGGCCTCCCGGCGGAAGCGCTGTTGAAACTCGTCGTCCTCGACCAGATACGGAGGCAGCACCTTCAGCGCCACGACCCGGTCGGTCGCCGAGTCGTAGGCACGAAACACCTGCCCCATGCCGCCGCGGCCCAACAACTCCCGCAGCTCATAATGCCCGAACGAATCCCCCGCCACGCCAACACCTTAAGCCGCTAGGCAGGAAAGTACCGGACCGCGTTGATCGCGTCGCCACGCCATGCCACGTCGGCGAACAGGATGCCGCGACCGCGATCCGAATCGACCGAGACGGTCACGGTGGCGCCCGAACCGATCGTCTTGGCCGACCTCAGTCCGCGCAGTCGCTCGGCGAGTTCGGCGAGGTCCAGCGGATCGGCATCTCCCAACGTCGTTGTGGCCGCGGGCGATAGCACCGACCCCGCGGCCACCGTGTCCTGCCGCGCCCCGGCGTCGAGGAAAGTCTGCACCAGCTTCTTGTGCCGCGTACCGACGCGGCGAAAGCCGCTCAGGAAGCCTGCGGTCCCGCGTAGCCGTTGGATGGTCAGCAGGTCTCGCGAAAGTTGCAGGGCCGGTGTCACGGCTGCGGCTCCGGAACGCAGGAACTGCAGCATCATCGCTGGCAGCTCCCAGTAGGCCCGCAACTCGGCGAACCGCCACTGACCGTGCGCTTCTCGAAGGTCGTAGCGCAAAAACGCGGGTATGCGCATCGTTATCGCGGATCCCATCGCCACCTCGAGTTCGAGGTCACGCAGGACGACCGTGCCGAAGACGATGTCGAGATCGCGGTGAAACGTGATGTCGCGCGGGCGGATGAAGGTGTCGTAGAAACGACCGATCTCGGACGTACCGACATGTGGCCGCGAACCGACCGGGTCTTCGATGCGGCCGTCGGCCGTGAACAGCCCCACCCATGCGGCGCGGTCATGCGCCGCGGCCGCGTGCGGCGACCGTTCGACTGCCGCAAGCAGATGCTCGCGGTCCAGTGGCACCACCATGAATTAGCCCCCCACCAACTCGACGCCGGCCGCACGCATTTCCGCCATGGCCGCCGCGGCCGAATCCGGTGCGACCGCGGCCGTGAGATCCAGCAGCACTTGGGTGGTCAGGCCCGCCCGCGCCGCATCTTCGGCGGTGCGTCGGACGCAGTGGTCGG from Mycobacterium shigaense includes these protein-coding regions:
- the alc gene encoding allantoicase, encoding MIAHCDSESPGFTALPDLALRSLGGAVIWANDEFFAEKENLVAAEPAVYRPATFGHKGQIYDGWETRRRRDQGYDQAIVRLGIPGVVRGIVVDTAWFKGNYPPEVSVEAIVIDGYPKAKDVAAQNNWETLVPRAKVSGDARNFFKVSSDKRWTHVRLNIYPDGGVARLRVHGEGRPDPRFLGFGPVDLAAVENGGLIIGCSNGFFGAPQNILFPGVARVMGEGWETARRREPGNEWVQIRLAGEGLVRVAEIDTSHFLGNSPAQAALTGRGPDGAWAPLLARTDLLPDTRHRFEVTASCPVTEARLDIYPDGGIARLRLFGELTAAARSHVERAWR
- a CDS encoding DUF6986 family protein, whose translation is MTRTHHELASRLDEIAAIVADVDATLDARYPGDLRCGLQPIHTVYVSAADAPADLASVWGDRARRLADAHVDLLIDLDKHGLLRNVYHVLADSPIQDLRLDFEDGYGDRGDRVEDSDARGAGAILEAFTAGAGAVSCGVRIKGITSADFRRSLRTLELVLDGAGGLPKGFVFTIPKLLVEQQVRAAVLLCEELESVHGLPEGSLRFELQIESPQAVIAADGTVLVAKAIGLSESRCSALHYGTYDYSTACNIASPYQSLDHPIAHHAKSVMSVAAAQTGVWVCDGSTQVVPDGSHQHQRMALRNHYELVTESLTRGYYQGWDMHPGHLITRWLATFGFYRSLLEAAVPRLEAYLDRTKGSVVDEPATAAALAAGVIRGMGCGAFSEDEVTSLAPNCDSDTLHRLLERRMVRS
- a CDS encoding NCS1 family nucleobase:cation symporter-1 produces the protein MLIPETVTTNGSPETVTDTGDLVHTSAGLSARKPVGSGQDPRLANEDLVPLREQKWGVYQIFAFWMSDVHSVGGYVTAGSLFTLGLSSWQVLLCLVTGIAIVNVLCNLVAKPSQQAAVPYPVICRSAFGVLGANIPAIIRGLVATAWYGIQTYLASSALNVVLLKLFPALAAIDDVHHYGFVGLPLLGWISFVLLWSVQAAVFWRGMESIRRFIDFCGPAVYVVMLLLCGYLLCRSHWHVGFDLGGTKHGSTFAVMAGAVALVVSYFSGPMLNFGDFSRYGRSFSAVKKGNFLGLPVNFLVFSLLVLFTTAATVPVFGELITDPVQTVAHIGSTTAIVLGALTFTIATIGINIVANFISPAFDFSNIRPQSISWRAGGMIAAVGSVLITPWNLYNNPDVIHYTLESLGAFIGPLFGVLIAHYYLVHKQQVVIEDLFSMNPDAKYWYRKGYNPAALVATAVGAIVSLIPVLANNNGGLHALAEYSWFIGSGLAFGTYHVLATRCGLKVAPLS
- the puuE gene encoding allantoinase PuuE, yielding MIGYGPTPPDPQWPGNARIAVQFVLNYEEGAENNVLDGSVASETFLSEMVPAEAFPNRHMSMESLYEYGSRAGLWRILRVFERRELPLTVFAVARAMQRNSEAVAAFRELGHEIACHGLAWQSYQMVPPEIEREHMAQAVELLQELTGAAPLGWYTGRDSPQTRQLLIEHGGFLYDSDSYADDLPYWVPMWDGGNRIDHLVVPYTLDTNDMRFASQAGFANGNQFFAHLRHAFDCLYAEGEAGAAKMLSVGLHCRLVGRPARTVALERFLDHVQSHSGVWITKRIDIAHHWRRVHPAGGGTSRCDRQMTRGTEVDADT
- a CDS encoding ABC transporter substrate-binding protein; this translates as MLDRQFGRRGLLRGAGVLTAAASIPWGAGCASDDDALTFFFAANPDEAAARLRVVDEFQRRYPDIKVRAVRSGPGVMQQLSTFCAGGKCPDVLQTWELTYAELAARGVLHDLNDFLARDRAFAAQLAADSVGPLYDTFTYDGGQFGFPEQWSGNYLWYNKRLFADAGVPAPPTSWNRSWTFAEFLDAAQALTKREASGRVSQWGFVNTFVSYYSAGLFALNNGVPWSTPQKNPTHMNFGHPAFVAAVQFYADLANTHKVAPDASDVQSMSTPDLFASGKAALALGGHWRYQTFIRPPDLDFDVAPLPVGPARTQGRIACSNIGTTGLSISASSRRKEQAWEFVKFASGPVGQAIIAESCLFVPVLRSVLASSGFAKAHQRIRNLTVLTEGPFYSEGLPVTPAWEKVVALMDRNMGPVLRGAVPATSLTGLSNAVDEVLQSP
- a CDS encoding carbohydrate ABC transporter permease, with product MALAERIVKRSVLRAVPVYIALLAISWVWLFPIAWAISGSLKREGEISEPKLLPAHPRWSNYAEVFAVMPFWRMFGNTVLYAGCVTAGQVFFCSLAGYAFARLQFRGRDTLFVLYLGTLMVPLTVTVIPQFIIMRVAGWVDTPSAMIVPGLFGSAFGTYLMRQFFQTLPGDLEEAAILDGCSPWQVYWRILLPHARPAVMVLAVLTWVNVWNEFLWPLLMIQRNSLATLTLGLVRLRGEYVARWPVIMAASMLIMIPLVLIYAVAQRSFVRGIAVTGMSG
- a CDS encoding nuclear transport factor 2 family protein, giving the protein MVVPLDREHLLAAVERSPHAAAAHDRAAWVGLFTADGRIEDPVGSRPHVGTSEIGRFYDTFIRPRDITFHRDLDIVFGTVVLRDLELEVAMGSAITMRIPAFLRYDLREAHGQWRFAELRAYWELPAMMLQFLRSGAAAVTPALQLSRDLLTIQRLRGTAGFLSGFRRVGTRHKKLVQTFLDAGARQDTVAAGSVLSPAATTTLGDADPLDLAELAERLRGLRSAKTIGSGATVTVSVDSDRGRGILFADVAWRGDAINAVRYFPA
- a CDS encoding ABC transporter ATP-binding protein; this encodes MASVSFEQATRCYPGSDRPALDALDLFVDDGEFVVLVGPSGCGKTTSLRMVAGLESVDSGCVRIGDRDVTNVDPKDRDVAMVFQNYALYPHMTVAQNMGFALKIAKIPKAEIGERVLDAAKLLDLQPYLDRKPKDLSGGQRQRVAMGRAIVRRPQVFLMDEPLSNLDAKLRVQTRNQIAALQRRLKTTMVYVTHDQVEAMTMGDRVAVLRDGLLQQFAAPRELYRNPANVFVAGFIGSPAMNLFTLPIVDSTVALGDWPIPLPRKIAARASEVVVGVRPEHFELGGLGVEMEVDVVEELGADAYLYGRIADAGTVIAQNIVARADGRNPPQKGSRVRLHPEPGHLHFFGVDGRRIAV
- a CDS encoding carbohydrate ABC transporter permease, encoding MTSTETSPRATRATRPAGVPPSRRREWAGRLFVAPNLLAVAVFLLFPLGFSLYMSFQRWDVFNPPRFVGLDNFEQLFTSDPLFLIAIRNTVVFTIGTVVPTVVVSLIVAGVLNRKVKGITIFRTIVFLPLAISSVVMAVVWQFVFNTDNGLLNIMLGWVGIGPIPWLVDPHWAMASLCVLSVWRSVPFATVILLAAMQGVPGTVYEAAKIDGAGEVRQFAFITLPLIRGSISFVVVISIIQAFQAFDMVYVLNGANGGPETSTYVLGIMLFQHAFSFLEFGYASALAWVMFAILLVLTVVQLRITRRRSLEASRGLS